The sequence below is a genomic window from Alphaproteobacteria bacterium.
GATTCCCCCATCATGGAGGTCCACCATCCGCAAAAGCCGGCGTGCGGCATCGGCGATCGTGGCTTGGGGGAAGCCCTGTCCGGCGTGCGATTGGCCCAAACGCTCGAGACCCTCGCGCAAGGCGCTGACATTGCGATGCACGGTGTGTTTTTCCTGGCGATAGACCTCCGAAATGCGATTGAGAACATCCCGGAACGCCGGTCGGCCGTACCGCGCATCCGGTGGAAAATACGTGCCGCCCCAGAAGGGTTCTCCCTCCGGGGTGCAGAACATCGTCAAGGGCCACCCGCCATGTTCCCCCAGGAGTGCGAGCGCGTGCTGATAGATGGTGTCGATGTCGGGGCGTTCTTCACGGTCGATTTTGATGTTGACGTAAAGCGCGTTCATTATCGCGGCGGTTTCGGGATCCTCGAAGCTCTCATGGGCCATGACGTGGCACCAATGACACGCCGCATAGCCGATCGAAAGAAGGATCGGACGGTCGAGGCGCTTCGCCTCCGCCAGCGCGTGGTCGCCCCACGGCTGCCAATGCACGGGGTTGTCCTTGTGCTGGAGAAGATAGGGGCTCGTCTCGCGGCCGAGTAAATTCTGCGTGGTGGGGTCCTGCGGGGCGAGGTCTTGGCTCATGGTGTCCCGGTTGGTGTTCGGGTGTGGTGGATTTCAAGTTTCGAACATTTTGGCGGCATCCGCGTTCAGGAAGGCGAATGCCACACTAGAGATGATGCGAAGGCGCAGATTTGTCGAATCGCGCCGCGTGCGTGAAGGCTGGGGATTTGGTTGTCGTCCAAGGCTTACCCAAACCGAGCGGCTGGCGTAATGTCGCAATAGTGCGGCGGGGAACGCCGGGGCTCAACGTCAAAATCGGTATTCCCGCCCGAGCGGGCGCGAGGCGGAGGATTCCCATGAAGGTAAAGATCGACGTCGACTGCACGCCCCAGGAAGCGCGGCTTTTTTTCGGCCTACCGGACATCGAACCGATGCAGAAAGCGCTGCTCGCGGAGATGGAGGCGCGCATGCGCGCCACGTTGGCGGCCACCGATCCTGAGGCGCTTTTCAAAATTTGGCTGCCCGCGGGCGTGCAAGGTTGGGAGCAGTTCCAACAGATCATGCGCTCGCATCTTGGCGGTGACGCACGGCCCGACAAGAAAGGCAAGTAGTGGCGCGGGACACGATTTTCGCGCTGTCGTCGTCCGCCGGTCGTGCTGCAATCGCCGTCATTCGCGTGAGCGGTCCGGCATCCTCGACGGCGATTCGTGGATTGACAGGGAAAGGGCTGCCAGCACCCCGCTTCGCCCAGTATGCGCGGCTTCGGGACCCGGAAAATGGGGCCGCGCTCGACGACGGTGTCGTCCTTTGGTTTCCCGGCCCGAAGAGCGAGACCGGCGAGGATATGGCGGAATTTCAAATTCACGGCTCCCGTGCAACGGTCGATGCAATGCTCGAGGCGCTTGCGAAACTTGCGGGATTGCGCCCAGCGGGGCCCGGCGAGTTTACAAGGCGCGCGTTCGACAATGGCAAGCTCGACCTCACGGCCGTTGAGGGGCTTGCGGACCTGATAAACGCCGAGACTGAGGCCCAGCGTCTTCTGGCATTGCGCCAGATGAGAGGCGAACTCGGACGCCTCTATGACGGCTGGCGCTCCAGGTTGGTCGCGATCCTGGCCCATGCCGAGGCCGATATCGATTTTCCGGAGGAGACGGCGGACGCGTTGTCGGCAGGGTTCGTGCACGACGTTTCGGCAATCGAAACGGAAATCGTTCGACACCTCAGTGACGGGCGGCGTGGGGAGCGCACAAGGGATGGGCTTTCGGTCGCGATCGTGGGTTCCCCCAATGTGGGGAAATCGAGCCTTCTCAATGCCATTGCGCGCCGGGATGTCGCGATCGTCTCTGCTCGCGCGGGCACCACGCGCGACGTGATCGAGGTGCATCTCGATTTGGCGGGATACCCGGTGACCCTTGCCGATACGGCGGGAATTCGCTCAAGTGGCGATGAGATCGAGATCGAAGGTGTAAGGCGCGCCGTCGCGCGCGCGGAAGATGCCGACCTGCGGCTTGTGGTCTTTGACGCAACACGATGGCCCGAAATGGAACGTTCGGTTGCGACCCTCGCCACGATGCCGAGTATTTTGGTCTTGAACAAAGTCGACTTGGCCGCGAGCACCTTGGACATGACGTTCGAGGGTCGGCCCTTGATTGCGGTTTCGGCGAAGACGGGGCACGGACTCGCGGGGCTCATGGAGAGGCTGGAGTGCCAAGCGGTGGCGTTGTTGGGCGTTTCGTCGGCGCCCACGCTCACCCGGCTCCGCCATCGCGAGGCGCTGGAGAGTTGCGTCGCGGCGCTGCGTCGCTCCGCGACTGCCGCACTGCCGGAGCTCAGAGCCGAAGATTTACGGCTCGCGATGCGCCAGCTCGGGCGGATCACGGGCCGCGTTGAGGTGGAGGCCATTCTCGACGTCGTTTTCCGCGATTTCTGCATCGGGAAATGACCCAGCCGCACGTGCGGTCACGTTAATCATTTCACGTGAAACCCCGGAATCTTGCGCCCGCTTTGACTCTCATACGAGGCCCGCGTAGAAATCCGGGCCATGAACCAAAATCCATCGCGGTACGACGTCGTCGTGGTCGGTGGCGGCCACGCGGGCTGTGAGGCGGCGGCGGCGGCGGCGCGCGTCGGCGCGCGGACGCTCCT
It includes:
- a CDS encoding DUF6489 family protein, with product MKVKIDVDCTPQEARLFFGLPDIEPMQKALLAEMEARMRATLAATDPEALFKIWLPAGVQGWEQFQQIMRSHLGGDARPDKKGK
- the mnmE gene encoding tRNA uridine-5-carboxymethylaminomethyl(34) synthesis GTPase MnmE, whose protein sequence is MARDTIFALSSSAGRAAIAVIRVSGPASSTAIRGLTGKGLPAPRFAQYARLRDPENGAALDDGVVLWFPGPKSETGEDMAEFQIHGSRATVDAMLEALAKLAGLRPAGPGEFTRRAFDNGKLDLTAVEGLADLINAETEAQRLLALRQMRGELGRLYDGWRSRLVAILAHAEADIDFPEETADALSAGFVHDVSAIETEIVRHLSDGRRGERTRDGLSVAIVGSPNVGKSSLLNAIARRDVAIVSARAGTTRDVIEVHLDLAGYPVTLADTAGIRSSGDEIEIEGVRRAVARAEDADLRLVVFDATRWPEMERSVATLATMPSILVLNKVDLAASTLDMTFEGRPLIAVSAKTGHGLAGLMERLECQAVALLGVSSAPTLTRLRHREALESCVAALRRSATAALPELRAEDLRLAMRQLGRITGRVEVEAILDVVFRDFCIGK